One Candidatus Angelobacter sp. genomic window carries:
- the thpR gene encoding RNA 2',3'-cyclic phosphodiesterase, producing MRSRMGVPPTENVRTFIAITPAAELAKKLEATQDELRSALPDNAVGWIKPEQLHITLKFLGNIPDVKLDGVVAAANRACDGMASFRLTLEGVGCFPNTKVPRVIWIGMGGELEFLETLQNRIQTETGRFCECGERRGFRPHLTIGRVKVSGRAARKVGESVERVTVPPLGGWMICEVELVQSELLSEGPRYRKLTSIMLAGQ from the coding sequence ATGAGATCACGTATGGGCGTGCCGCCAACAGAAAATGTTCGGACGTTCATCGCCATCACCCCGGCGGCCGAATTGGCAAAAAAACTCGAAGCCACTCAAGATGAACTGCGATCCGCACTGCCGGACAATGCCGTCGGCTGGATTAAACCGGAACAGCTTCACATCACACTCAAATTTCTTGGAAACATCCCGGACGTAAAACTGGACGGCGTCGTCGCGGCGGCGAACCGCGCGTGCGACGGCATGGCGTCGTTCAGGCTCACGCTTGAAGGCGTTGGTTGTTTTCCGAACACGAAGGTTCCGCGCGTCATCTGGATCGGCATGGGCGGCGAGTTGGAATTTCTGGAGACGCTTCAGAACCGGATCCAAACGGAAACGGGACGTTTCTGCGAATGCGGCGAGCGACGTGGGTTCCGGCCACACCTGACGATTGGCCGGGTCAAGGTGTCAGGCCGTGCCGCGCGCAAAGTGGGCGAGTCCGTCGAGCGCGTGACGGTCCCTCCTTTGGGCGGATGGATGATCTGCGAGGTTGAGCTGGTGCAAAGCGAACTGTTGTCCGAAGGTCCCCGCTACCGGAAGTTGACTTCGATTATGCTGGCCGGCCAATAG